In Dermatophilus congolensis, a genomic segment contains:
- the dxr gene encoding 1-deoxy-D-xylulose-5-phosphate reductoisomerase, which yields MLVTTQRTVTLLGSTGSIGTQAIDVVLRNPDRFRVTGLAAGGGQLGVLAEQVAQLDVDVVAVAQGSVEEVHAALRAAGVQRMPEVLVGGEAVAEVAGRPVDVVVNGITGSIGLRPTLAALQAGNTLALANKESLIVGGDLVKAAAKPGQIVPVDSEHSALAQALRSGKGSEVAKLVVTASGGPFRGRRRAELVNVTPEEALAHPTWNMGPVVTTNSSTLVNKGLEVIEAHLLFDIPFSSIEVTVHPQSMVHSMVEFVDGSTIAQASPPDMRLPIALGMAWPDRVPAAVAPCDWSKASTWEFFPLDEEAFPAVALARRVGEMGGTYPAVYNAANEVCVDAFHDRRIGFLEIVDTVELVVNRWHEAVQRAEQPGNADDVAGVLAADAWARDVAGSVIAR from the coding sequence GTGTTGGTGACAACACAACGAACAGTAACTCTGCTGGGATCCACTGGGTCGATCGGTACGCAGGCAATAGATGTAGTCCTACGTAATCCAGATCGATTTCGTGTGACGGGTTTGGCTGCTGGTGGTGGGCAACTGGGGGTGCTTGCTGAGCAGGTTGCCCAGCTTGATGTCGATGTGGTTGCGGTTGCGCAGGGCTCAGTAGAAGAAGTGCATGCAGCGCTGCGAGCAGCTGGTGTGCAGCGGATGCCTGAGGTGCTAGTGGGGGGTGAGGCGGTGGCAGAGGTTGCTGGTCGGCCCGTGGATGTGGTGGTCAACGGCATTACGGGATCGATTGGTTTGCGTCCGACTCTTGCTGCGCTCCAGGCTGGAAACACCTTGGCGTTAGCCAATAAAGAGTCGCTGATTGTGGGGGGTGATCTTGTTAAAGCGGCGGCGAAGCCGGGACAGATCGTGCCAGTAGATTCAGAACATTCGGCTCTGGCGCAGGCGTTACGTTCTGGAAAGGGTAGTGAGGTTGCCAAGCTTGTGGTGACAGCAAGCGGTGGACCTTTCCGCGGACGGCGCCGCGCAGAGCTTGTTAATGTCACACCGGAGGAGGCTTTGGCTCACCCAACATGGAATATGGGGCCAGTGGTAACTACTAATTCGTCCACGCTTGTCAATAAGGGCTTAGAAGTTATTGAAGCCCATCTGCTCTTCGATATTCCTTTTTCGTCTATCGAAGTGACTGTGCATCCTCAATCAATGGTGCATTCAATGGTTGAGTTTGTTGATGGATCTACGATTGCTCAGGCATCGCCACCGGATATGCGGTTGCCGATTGCTTTAGGAATGGCATGGCCAGATCGTGTTCCGGCAGCGGTAGCGCCATGTGACTGGTCTAAAGCGAGTACGTGGGAGTTCTTCCCTCTGGATGAAGAAGCATTCCCTGCGGTGGCATTGGCTCGCCGTGTTGGGGAAATGGGAGGGACATACCCCGCTGTATATAACGCTGCCAATGAGGTGTGTGTTGATGCTTTCCATGATCGCCGTATCGGTTTCTTGGAGATTGTGGACACGGTGGAGCTAGTGGTGAACCGGTGGCATGAGGCGGTTCAGCGGGCAGAACAGCCAGGCAACGCTGATGATGTAGCTGGGGTGCTGGCTGCTGATGCGTGGGCGCGTGACGTGGCGGGATCAGTTATCGCTAGGTGA